The Musa acuminata AAA Group cultivar baxijiao chromosome BXJ2-2, Cavendish_Baxijiao_AAA, whole genome shotgun sequence genome contains the following window.
ATAATTATCTAAACTTTAATGTCTACTGTTACAAGATCGGTCGCAGTGACAAATTCTTAAATTTCAAAGTATTATCTTGTGCATAATTCTTTAGGTAGCTGAATCAGCTGCATCTCATTGGCAAAAATTTGCAAGGTCCAAACACATCTGGGAATAATAAAATTTAGATGAACTTTTCTGCTTTAATTTTCCTTGGAAATCATCCAGATGAAACATTTTTGAAAAGTCAATACAAAGTTCTGGATTGCTTAACCTACCATAGAGATATATTTCACAATCTCTTTTTTTTAAAGCTTTGTGAAAGAGAACATTTAGCAATCAGTGAAGATACCTTTTTTGGAGGTTTGTTTCCAAAAACTTCACCCATTGCAAGCCTTTCACTTGATTCCTATGATAAACAAGCACAGAATGCCACTTACTACCAGACCTTGCTATAGCAATTAAGCAAGTAAGCTAATTGCTTACAGGATGATACTTCAAAAGGTTGTCAATGATGCTAAGACGAATTCTTTCCAATATCTCTGGATCCTCAACCTTGCACCCCCTAGGATGCTCATGAAGTCAATACcaataattattaatttaagcAAATGCTTCACTTGCAGTATTTGTCCAAAATAAAATTCTGAAATAGACAAGGTAATAAAGCAGAATACAGGGAAAAAAGGCATCAGATGCAAATAGTTTGCATGAATGTTTAACTGGAAATATTAATTACAATGTATTTTATATTAGGTTCTTATGTTACAGCTATTTAAGTAAATCAAATTACCACAATCAACTTGAAAACAATAAACATATACACAACAAACAAAGCTAATTTATTAGTTAGATGGATCAGCCAGAAATATTAACTAGGATCTTTTGCATGATATGGTAACGTAGTAGTAGTCTTTCCTTTTTGCATAAAATATTCAGGTGCATTATTGAATTCATGCTCAGAGTGTGACAAATCAAATTTACCACAAATGGTCGTTACCATCGTTTACATAATATTTTCCGAAACCTAGTGCATGATATTGCTGCTATTATGCATACATACACAGCACAACCCAAGTACATCTCAGATTATCAGAAATTATGACCAAATAGTGCCATAACAATAACAATGCAGTTACAATTTTCAGACATGAATTACTTACAAATATTTATGTAAGGTCAGCCTGAATGTTGAGAAAATACGTAGAGGATGTAAAAGAGATGCATGTGCTTAAAACTAGATTTCTCAATATGGATTTCGTGTAACAAAACCAGATGGGATAACTGTAAACAATCATGAATACTTACTGTTGTGTAATAAAAAATTGGGTTTTCACAATGGCATCTTCAGTAGTTACAGTTCCCTTTGTCACATCCAATCCTAGATCCTTGAGTTCTCGCATCTGCAGATTTTGGGAATACAAATGCAATAATGTTTCAATTTTCTGCAAGTTGTATCCAAATCATAATCATCTAGCATCTTTTTAGAACACTaagcagaaaaagaaaagaaaagaaattcagCTACATACTCAATGTGCTTTAATAGTGGCACCATCTGTAACCTTAAAGGCTCATCCGTGCTTAAGTAATGTTTGGATATTTAATGACTCATCTTAACTATCATGCACTAAGATATGATATACAATctccaggaggaggaggaggataataataataataataataacaataacaataacaataacaataacaataataataataataataataatactaataataataatagccaCAAATGTATTGACATAAAATTTATGTTCTATGTTTGGTTCATATAGCTTGGGTGCATTAGCACATTAGTTGGATTTAATATGAGCTATTTGCAGGATTATTATATATGCTTAActagtttacaaaaaaaaaatccaaacaaaCTAAGTGACTTTCAACAGATAGATACCAGGACTAAATGCATATTTATGTACAAGAGGGGCAGTGAGAAcaggtatatatacatatatacatatacatatacatatatacacatatacatatatatacatatatatacatatatatatatatatgtatatgtatatgtatatatatgtatatgtatatgtatatatatgtatatatatatgtatatatatgtatatgtgtatatatatatatgtgtatatatatatatatgtatatatatatatatatgtatatatatatatgtatatatatatatatgtatatatatatatatacatatatatatatacatatatatatatatacatatatatatatatatatatatgtatatatatatatatacatatatatatatatacatatatatatatatacatatatatatatatacatatatatatatatacatatatatacatatatatatatatacatatatatatatatacatatatatatatatacatatatatatatacatatatatatatacatatatatatatatacatatacatatatatatatatatatatatatatatatatatatatatatatatatatatatatatatatatatatatatatatatattgtgtgtgtatgtgtgtaagCAGAGAGAAAGAGATGACCGTGTCAAGTAATGCTCCCAGACGATCACCAAAACTGAGCCACACAATAGTCGCATGTGCATCTGAGGCTTGATCTATCAAAATAATTGGCATTGGTACTGAATCATTCTCCTGGTCAGATTTCTGCTAGAGTAGTAATTTGTCAAAGTGATAATCAAAAGTAAAAACCTGCAATTTCAATATGTAACTTCAAGAGATTTCATGTAAATCCCATAAAATCTGCATATACAAACTATCCAGAAAGCTCCCGGTTGCAGGATTTATCATGTATCAAATGGGAGAATGTCTGATACACAATAACGAAGCATTTTATTATGAAATACCAAACATATTTTTGTTTTACATTTCTTAGTTCAATTAAATCAGAAATGAACAAAAATAATTAGGAATAGCAGCTCTGGGTTATTAATATCCTTTTCTTTTCCCTGACTTGTGCCTTACCCGATTGCCTCTGCGAAAATACAATTCCagtgaaattttaattttttttactagcAAAATGGATGACAGAGACATCAGATGAGAAGAGGATACACCAAGGAATATGCTTTTTAGCAGCAGGAGCAAACTTATCTACTAATACAGGTCACCTGCCCTGAAGATTACTCTTTATATGCACAAATATTCAGAGGAGTAAAAGATGTCATACCTTCGAGGAAGTTTCTACAGCCCCATTTGGATTAAGATAATATTGAGAATCATGACTGTCCCTATAACATATACGTAAGATATTCAATACCAACCACAGACGATTGACGGTGTTAAATAACCTCATATATCACAATGGTAAAGTCATGCATAGTAAATGATAACTATCCTAGAAAACTTAAGAGAGTACATAGTTATAGAACTCCAGTTTTTCAAAAAACAGAATCCCataaaaaatgatttgaattttaaaGTGTAATAACATACAGAATCCCACAAAAAATACTGGGTTTAGTCTGTTTTGTCTTCTTTGTAAACTGCTGCGTCTACTAATTTACAGGTTGGTACTACTTAAGCTTTCATGGATTAGCATTACAAAGGGATAACTCATACCAGTAGAATATGCACTAGGACGTTGTTTTCACAAATCTCTAACTGTAATATCATGAAACAAAAGAATGCGACTGTAGATCATGAAACCGGATCCGAACAGATTAAATCAACATGAACAAGATAGCAGAAAAATTAATCACGGGAGCTCACTCAGAGCCCAGATTTTCATCAAGAAAGCAAATATCAACTAAATAAACTAACCATGAGCAAGAGAATCCAGAAGCATGAGGCTGAAGCACGGTAAATCAATCAAAGCGTTGTTTCTTGAACAAGAAACTACAATATCAACTAAATCGTAGCACCAAGACCCAGACGAAGAAATCAAACCTAGATGACATGTAagaaaacccaaaaagccatggacGAAGCCCCGTTTCGTTCAGAGGACGACAACACCACAAGCGGAATCGTCCACCTCCGGGGACTGAGTCGTCAACGACGGGTCATAATTCACAAGAATTAGCGAGAGAAGAgatcaaagaagaaagaaacagCTATACAATATGCGAAGGGAAGCGAATCCAAGCTCACCCATGCAGCTTTCCGAGAAAGACACCGCCGCCGGAGGCGACCGATCCGTGGAGGGAGGGGTCATGCTTGCCGATCTCGAGAGGTTGGGGGAACTCTAGGTGGGCTGAAACCCTAGATCGGGGGCGGAGAGCAGcgggggagaagaagaggaagcgagaGGAGAGGAAGGCGCTTGCGAGAACCAttattctcttctttcccagcaacGGAATGGGAGGTTACAGAAGGGAAAGAGGAAGTTGGTATTTATAAGGCGAAAACGACCCCCGCTCTTGCGTCGGCGAGTCTGTTTCGCCCTCCGCCTTCGGTTGATGCCACGTCAGGATGAGTGGGTTTCCCGCGCTCGAATCAAGTCCGAATCTGATCCATTTTCCGAAACCAACACTTCCTCCGCCCTCGTCTGTTACGAGCCCGCCTACTTGACTAGTTATTGGAGCGTTTCCCGGGCCCCACCTATGGGTCCCAGCGATTCTCGCGAAGTTGGTCCCATGCTAAAGTTCCACCTGTTCTACTAAGATGGACCCCGCTTAGCTCCAATCACAAGCTAGGTACCTGTGCGAATAAGCGTTGCTTGGGTGTGAGTAATACTGCTCGAAGCCTGGACACAGCCAATCATTGATTTGGAGAAACCAATAATGGAGAAGCTTATCAGCTAATCAATCCTGGCCGTTGGTGTCACACACTTCGTCTTCATGCAGTACTACTATTGGTATGTGTCTAATTGCTGACCCCATTGCTTGTCAAACGAGTGGTTATGCGCAATGTGATCGTTAATTCGTCCCTTTTTGTGGGCTCATCAAGTCAGAGGATAATAGTTTAATGGAGTGCGGATGAGTGACGTAGGATCCAATAAACGTTAAGGCGTTTCGGTTCTTTTAAGAAAAGAGCAATGAGAGCAGAGAATAATGCAATCACTGCAAGGGAGTCGAGTGTGTTGACAAGCCATCAGCCACGTCTTACCGCAAAAACAATGCTGTAAATCCAATGCCATGGCGGACGAGTCCAGTTCAGTGCAGTCCTGTTTTGCTTCTTTCGTGTCCGCCTAAAACCATACCGCGACCTCACTGGGAATAAAATGAGAAAGGAGACGCCTCCAATCCTATCCATGACTCCTCTTTCTTTTCCTCCTAAAATATAGGCGACAGTCTCCCTAAAAAAATgtgtaaatattatattattattatttaatatttttttaatacatcAGCCGACCCCTTTCGTTTTGGAAGTTTCCGCCGCCAATCCGATCGCTTTCGTCTCCGTTTCGCCCAATTCCGCCCCGATCGCTTCCGATCAGCGAACGCCGGCAGTCGAGGCGCCCAGTCGCCGGACCAGCGCTGCGATCGCCGGAGGAGCAAGGGATCGCGGGAGATTGGATCGCTAGGTTCGTCCGCGGATTAGGGTTTCGCTTTCCCTTCTGCTCCTTTTCGGTCGAGATTTAGCTGCTTCAGCTTCTGATTCTCATTCTTTCCTGCTTGTCTCGTCTTTGTGAGCTGTAGCTTGAGCTTTCGAATTGGTGGATTTACTTGGCTACTTCgtgtcttttgcttcgaaatcttTGCTGAAGTCGGTGGATTGCTTTCTGGTTCTCGTTAGGGTTCGACTCGGTGGTTGGAGAGCTTTTTGTAGTTGTAATATGCTAGTTTTGTACTTCTAATTGAGTTGTTTGGTTTCATTTTAGTGGCTCGAGTCGTGCTTTTGGGCTTTCAGTTCGTCTTCTTTCTTGTGGAGTTTCTCAGTGATGAATTCACGTAATTCCTCATCGTCTTGTGCTTCGCTATGGCTTCGGAACTTTGAATTACTATTGCATTCACTGTTGTTCGTAGCTGGATGACCCGTGTTTCTTGAACATTGTCTTTGAACCTTCTTTGAACCCACACTTGAACATTGTCTCACTTGCCGCCTCTCTTTTTATTAGAAGAGATGTATCATTTAGAGTTTCTATTAAAAGAATTCTTTCAATTCTGTGGAAGACCAGTTATGTACCAACATCAGCTTCTGAGGTTGTAGAAATTTATAAGGAATGTATGTCCATATGCAGGAATGAGATGTGGATGTGAGCTTTTATggttgattaagcatgaaaatgtcaGGAAGTATGAGGGCAGAGTCAGCTTCGAGTAGTCTGGATGGACCAAACTTTGCTGCTTCCTATCACAATGGGCAGCGTGGGACCTACTCAGGCTCTGGTTTGGAGAGGTCTGGAAGCTTCCGCGAGAGCTTGGAGAGCCGTATTCTGGTTACTGGGCCCGGTACATCGAGAAACACAGCCTCCTCTGCAGAAATACCACATTTGCTGCAGTATCTTTCATTAGAGCATTTCTCAATGAGCGAGCATAAGTATTCTCGCTCTGGAGAATTAAGAAGAGTTCTAGGTGTTACAGTTGAGGAGCACTCTTTTGGATCTGTGCAGTCTAAGCTGCTCCCTCCCATTGCATCAGAAGATCTTAAACGTTTCAGAGCTAGCATATTTGAGTCATCAACCAGAGCAAGGTTAGTTTCTTCATGCATTTGCCTATTGTTTTCTCTGTATCTATGAAAGCATGATTTGCTTATAGTTACTATATTTTATACTGTTCTGGACAAATCTATCTTTGAATGAACCATTAATTGTTCAACCTTTGTATCTGCTGGATTTTAATCATGTCACTGCTTGGCACATGGGATATGTGTATAAAATCCTGCATGCAAGTAAACATACTTGGAATTGGTTCAATTATACAGTGACATTGTAGTGGCTGCTTGCTGATGATTAACTTCTTTTTCACCAGGGATAGAATGAAGTCATTGCAGGAATCAATTATGAAATTGGATAAATATCGCAACTTGCTTTCAAGGAAACGACAAAGAACTGATCAGTTATATGAGAAGTCAGGTAATTCAAATCCACTTAAGATGGGAAGTCAGAGTCATCAAAGCCCTTCAGAGATTGCAAGTCCAAGACTGGAGGACAGAGCAAAGAATGTAATTCCAAATAAACGTGTTCGCTCCTCTATGGCGGAAGTACGGGTTTGTATATCTTCCCAAGGTGTTATCTTTAGAGATAAGGCTCTTGTCTTTGTCATTTCTTGTGGAGTCTGTTGTACCACTTTTTGGTGATTTGAggatttttaataaattaatgcTGTCTTAGTTGTTAATAACCAACTATGTTTACAATCTATAATCATTCTTCCTCCAGTAAATCTATGCATGCTTTTAAGCCTCAAGTTCAACTATTCTGTTAACATTTATTCAGAATTTGTTATCAGTCCAGTTACATGCCTCTCTGATTTGTTGCTAGAAATAAGCATATTGATTACTTGTTTGCGatccattttcttttttttattgaaactCAAATGTGAAGTTTTTAGTTTGTTCATTATAGCTGAAATGACTTTTTCCCCTTTATCTGCTTCAGCCAGAAGGGCGTGGGACTGTTCTTCTGAGGCAAGGTGCAGTTATAGAAAAGGATAAAAATGTGCTTTCTGACAAGGATAAAGTTATGCTTAGAGGTTGCAATGGGGGGCCAATACCTTCAGAAGAGAAGATGTGTGGACTCCCTCCAGGGGGTGATGGATGGGAGAAAAATAAACGAAAGCGTTCTGTTGGCCTTAACAGAGTAATAGATGGTGATAGAGATATTAAACAACCATTTCAGCAGAGGCCTAACAGTGAATCTCGTCTACGCCCTTCTGATGGCAATGGATTCAGGTAACTATTTGAGGAGGTTATACACCTTAAACAATTTATTTATACTTTTCAAGCATAGGATCTTTGTTTAAGTTACTGGAGATAAGAATCATCATCCTACTTTGTTTAGAACAAATAACTGCTTCTGGATTGCTGACAAAATTGTGCAACTATTCTTAGTTTCTTTTTCAGTAGTACCTTAGTTTAGAGTATGAGGTCCTAGAGCTCAGGACTTCAATGAGGTAGCCATTTCAAAGTTATCATGCAGAAGTGTTTTATGTGATTAGCTAGATCTGTGGGTAAAACATCATATTCTGCAAGTCAAAAATTTATTAGTTAATATTAATTCATATTGGATGGGTATGGTGAGGGTGGGAGAAAGAAGCTATTGTGGGTTAGGGTTAGGAATTGCTGCTTACTGTGGTAAGGCTCTGTACCTCAACTTACCCCAGATCTCATATTGGTAGAGTCCTATCCACGTGGCCACCTTTATTTTTGTAGTAGGTTTTTCATCTAACAGTAGAACACAATGAAAAATAGTAACAAGACAAGGTAAGCCAGCAATTTTAAACTAGTACATCAAGAAGCTATGATGCTTGGATTCCTTCAATTTCCAATTAGTGTAAGAAGTATTTAGGCTTCGAATATTAGCATTATGGCCATTTTTGTAATTTAGAGCCCCTATATTCTTTTCAATTTAATATGAGAGttactttcttttttgtttttactttttgatttcaATGTTTATTATGAGTAAGTTTTGACCTTGTACATGCACTATCTAGGGAATTAAGAGACAGTTTCTCTTTAAAGGGTAAATCTAACGTTTTTTGGTTTTGGTATCAGACTCTAGATATGGTTGGTATTTTCAGGGCATTTGTGCTTATTTGACCCACTTAAGCTGAAGTAGTGATGTACCTGTTGACCAAGTTCAGGATGAGTACATGCAGGAAAACCTACACTGATTTGAGTACGAGCATGCAACTCAAGCATTGTTTTTTCAGCTCAAATATAAAAAAGTGTAAATTACATCACTCAATCCTTCAAATCTGGGATGAACTTTATTTGGGTCCCTAAAATTCAATTTGTGCCAgttgtttttataaatttatcaacATTTGATACAAGTCCTGTTGTTAGCTTTTATCCATTAACCTTTGTGAAAAGTTAATTTTGCTATACAACAGGATTGGACTCACCAACGTGGATAAATGTCAGCGAGAACTATTGCTTCTTGATTTATTATATAGCTTTGTGGGTTGATAATTTCTTGGAAACATTTAGTTGGTCAAAAAATAGGGATATCTTTCTGATGgtgagttttttttcttttcaatctgttgaatgaaaaaagaaaaagaaaatagaacTTTGATCTAACAAAAAAATTCCTGCTGACTAGGTAGTGGTGATCTTTCACGTCCCTACTCTCTTTCTATCCCTCAATAACATTTAGAAAATTTCTGCTAATATTTGCTTCAAACTCTCATCTTGCAGACCTGGCTTGTCTAGTGTAACCACAATAAGCAACAAGATGGATAGCTGCCCCGAAAATAGTGGTGCTAACTCTCGTGGAATACTCAAGAATGACTTGGATGGTAGCTCCACTCCAAATGAAAGACGAGAACATTTTGTTGGACAAGATAATGATCGAATGGTGCCTAAAGGAAGCAATAAGTATGTTTACATTACACTTATATTGCTTTTGTGGCTACATTATAAGATAGAAAATCATGAAAGACTGCAATACAAGCTCCCCATTACTGCAAAGCATATTCCTTCAAACTTGCATCTAGTGTAATGTCCTTGGAGAGGGTTATATGGTTACTGTTTACATTATGTATCATGGTATTATATGTAGCTTCTAGAGGCAAACTAGTGTTAGGCTAAGTGGCTAACACTAGTGTTTGGCTACATCCCTTCAAACTTTTATCTGGAGATTTCTGTTTtgctttaaaatttaaatattttgctcCATTTTTAGCTCTGCATGTATTATCGTTGAACATTCAGCAAATATAACATTGGCTCATTGTTATATCCAGGTTAAATATGCGTGAGGATGCTCAAGTGGGAAACCAAAGTCCTCTGATAAAAGGAAAAGCATCTAGAGCACTGAGAACTGGTTCAGGCATTGTCATGAATGCATCTTCTAATTTTCTTCGTTCATCTGGTAGCACTGATGGTTGGGAGCAAGCCCCCTGCATCAACAAAATTCAGCCGTCAAATGGGGTGAACAATCGTAAAGGGTCAACAGGGTCAATAAATAATGAATCATCATCACCCTCTGTAACTCAATGGGTGGGTCAACGGCCTCAAAAAATCTCTAGAACAAGAAGGGTTAATGTAGTTTCTCCAGTCTCAAACTTGGATGATGCTCAGTTTTCACACGAAGGATTTTCTACTCCAGATGGTGGCGCCAGAATGACAACTACAGATACCAGTGGGCTTTTAATTTCTAGAGGCAGGCCCAGTAGCAATCACCAATCAAAACTGAGACTCGATAATGTCCTCTCTCCTGCAGTATTATCAGAAAGTGAAGAGTCAGTTGCTGTCGAGAACAAGTTGAAGGAGAAAGGAACTGATAATTTTGAGCTAGAAGATGGTGCTCAAGCACCCCTTAAGGCAACAACTTCTGCTTTGCCATCAAAGAAGACCAAGACTACTCCAAAAGAAGAAATTGGAGACGGAGTTCGAAGACAAGGTAGGAGTGGAAGAGGCTCAGTACAGTCAAAATCATGTTTACCTCTACCAAGGGAGAAACTGGAAAATGTAGATTCTACAAAGCCACTCAAAAATGGAAAGCATGGTTCTGAAAGGAGCGAAAGGTTCCAGACTTTCTTGATTGCTATGGAATTAAAAATCTTGCTATTACTTTGTACTTATGAATTGGATTAAGCTTACTAAGTTGTACTATTGCCCGGTACAGTAGGATTGGCCGGCCTCCTTCAAAAAAGTTATCTGATCGGAAGACTTGTGTCCGTACACAAATTATGAATGGTGGTTCCTTTGAATTGGCAGGTTCTAGAATTTATATCCATTTAACAATTCTATAGTTGATCTTTTCCTTGCTTTTTTACATCTGTAAGGTGCAACCTTATATGATCAAATTTTGTAGGAGAATCAGAGGATGATCGAGAAGAATTACTGTCAGCTGCAAATGCAGCTCGTAGCGCCAGCTgtgagattcatcttaaaaatatttgctTCCACAAATCAAATCCATTTACACTTTGCTTCCTTTGTTTTATTGTCATTCTTACTTTTGTAGATCATGCCTGTTTAAGCACTTTCTGGAAAAAAATGGAATCCATTTTTTCATTTGTGACATTGGAGGATATATCTTTTGTCAAGCATCAGGTTAGTGTTTATGTTGTATGATCCCTTTTTTAATAATAGTATCTGTTTATGTTATGCTGACAAGCCTTACTCTTCATTTACCCAACTTTGTAACAGATTCATTTTGCTAAGGAGGTAGATGGAAGTTTGTCTAACAGGGTTGAAGTTGGCCATGATGTAATGGTACTAGCCACTTCTAATTTTCTGCATATGTCTTTCATGTTTCGTCTTTGAAGAAGGTGTGGACTTGTATGTTTATAACCTTAGCGCTTCCTGAATATGAAATCAGTTTCTCTCTTTCTTCGTCTCTCAATTCAATGAACTATATTTGTGAATTGTGATACTAGTGATTTTAAATTAACAACTCTGTAGACTTGGTAACTTTACTTTTCAGCAGCCTGTGTTGGTGTCTGATCAGAATCATTCCATTTCTTTTCAGGATGAGGTCCTTTACGATGTGGCATCTTCACCTCACATTTCCTTTGCCAGAGAGCAGTCAAGTGTGGTTGGATCAACCAACAAATCTTTTGAGACCCGTTATTCGGCTGCTGGGACACAGCATGTCAATGCATCACTTGGAAGATTAGAGACCAAGAGATGGTATGACAAAATGGTTCCACTCACGCAGAGGCTTCTCTCAGCCTTTATCACAGAAGATGATatcaaaaatgttgaaaatgactcCCAAGGCGAATCAGTTTTACAGTTGTCAAGTGATTATGTTCATTATGGTACTAATAGTCATGTTAATGATCATGCTAAAGATTTACTGAACATGGATTGTGAGTTGGAGCTTAATTATAAGAATCAGAAAAATTGTATGGGAGATAATATGCCTTGTGATGGATTTATGGTCTCCAACAACTTTAGGCACTCAAATATTCAACATTTCATGTCCGGAGATGAACCACTGGTGGAAAATAGTGCTGTTACGAATGCATATAATGGTTCACTTTCTGATTAccagaaaaataatcttaatcagCTGCAGATAATGGACAACACTTTTCCCTATGAGCGCCAGTTTGAGGACATGCCTCTTGATGATAGGATTTTGATGGAACTCCACAGTATAGGCATATTTCCGGATGCAGTGGTATGTATACTTTAAAATGTATTGTTTATTTTATCTTATCTTGATGACATAGATTGTGGTGCAGCTCTAATTTAATCTTGGCATTTAAGTTCTGTCGCAGTAGTGTGGTGGTGTATTTTGAAATTATTGAAGCAATTAATTGGAAAAGAAATGAATGCTAATAGGTGATAGCACCAAATGAAAAGCACTTGTCCTTGTTCAGAAGGCTATC
Protein-coding sequences here:
- the LOC135606188 gene encoding uncharacterized protein LOC135606188 isoform X3, whose product is MKMSGSMRAESASSSLDGPNFAASYHNGQRGTYSGSGLERSGSFRESLESRILVTGPGTSRNTASSAEIPHLLQYLSLEHFSMSEHKYSRSGELRRVLGVTVEEHSFGSVQSKLLPPIASEDLKRFRASIFESSTRARDRMKSLQESIMKLDKYRNLLSRKRQRTDQLYEKSGNSNPLKMGSQSHQSPSEIASPRLEDRAKNVIPNKRVRSSMAEPEGRGTVLLRQGAVIEKDKNVLSDKDKVMLRGCNGGPIPSEEKMCGLPPGGDGWEKNKRKRSVGLNRVIDGDRDIKQPFQQRPNSESRLRPSDGNGFRPGLSSVTTISNKMDSCPENSGANSRGILKNDLDGSSTPNERREHFVGQDNDRMVPKGSNKLNMREDAQVGNQSPLIKGKASRALRTGSGIVMNASSNFLRSSGSTDGWEQAPCINKIQPSNGVNNRKGSTGSINNESSSPSVTQWVGQRPQKISRTRRVNVVSPVSNLDDAQFSHEGFSTPDGGARMTTTDTSGLLISRGRPSSNHQSKLRLDNVLSPAVLSESEESVAVENKLKEKGTDNFELEDGAQAPLKATTSALPSKKTKTTPKEEIGDGVRRQGRSGRGSVQSKSCLPLPREKLENVDSTKPLKNGKHGSERSESRIGRPPSKKLSDRKTCVRTQIMNGGSFELAGESEDDREELLSAANAARSASYHACLSTFWKKMESIFSFVTLEDISFVKHQIHFAKEVDGSLSNRVEVGHDVMDEVLYDVASSPHISFAREQSSVVGSTNKSFETRYSAAGTQHVNASLGRLETKRWYDKMVPLTQRLLSAFITEDDIKNVENDSQGESVLQLSSDYVHYGTNSHVNDHAKDLLNMDCELELNYKNQKNCMGDNMPCDGFMVSNNFRHSNIQHFMSGDEPLVENSAVTNAYNGSLSDYQKNNLNQLQIMDNTFPYERQFEDMPLDDRILMELHSIGIFPDAVPDLAESEDGEIDKVIAELKMRLYEQVRKKKTQLGKLEKTVEGIKEVEERKLEQLAMNKLVEMAHKRLTGGRGSSSHKNGITKVSKQLALAFAKRTIARCHRFEETGRSCFSEPALRDVILSAPLHNIDAKHSDVSGAINHVESRSGHLGSRVSASSNWLSGVPSVMERHGLGNKIDRGPLDAYQGFPQMGDQLVSKPDRKKKEVLLDDVVTDAATRAISTPSYSLPSSTKWKKTERDRDQHKDALGRSSTAKAGRPSSSGRGERKTRTKPKQKIAQLSTSGNGIGRVTEAANFLSPASQESFDTVNNSVMKIDQEVELQSSSNITHDSSKEVDDTIFTNLPLHAIDSIDELDVAEGLGGQGQDIGSWLNVDEDALQDHDLVGLEIPMDDLSELKLNF
- the LOC135606188 gene encoding uncharacterized protein LOC135606188 isoform X4, producing MKMSGSMRAESASSSLDGPNFAASYHNGQRGTYSGSGLERSGSFRESLESRILVTGPGTSRNTASSAEIPHLLQYLSLEHFSMSEHKYSRSGELRRVLGVTVEEHSFGSVQSKLLPPIASEDLKRFRASIFESSTRARDRMKSLQESIMKLDKYRNLLSRKRQRTDQLYEKSGNSNPLKMGSQSHQSPSEIASPRLEDRAKNVIPNKRVRSSMAEVRPEGRGTVLLRQGAVIEKDKNVLSDKDKVMLRGCNGGPIPSEEKMCGLPPGGDGWEKNKRKRSVGLNRVIDGDRDIKQPFQQRPNSESRLRPSDGNGFRPGLSSVTTISNKMDSCPENSGANSRGILKNDLDGSSTPNERREHFVGQDNDRMVPKGSNKLNMREDAQVGNQSPLIKGKASRALRTGSGIVMNASSNFLRSSGSTDGWEQAPCINKIQPSNGVNNRKGSTGSINNESSSPSVTQWVGQRPQKISRTRRVNVVSPVSNLDDAQFSHEGFSTPDGGARMTTTDTSGLLISRGRPSSNHQSKLRLDNVLSPAVLSESEESVAVENKLKEKGTDNFELEDGAQAPLKATTSALPSKKTKTTPKEEIGDGVRRQGRSGRGSVQSKSCLPLPREKLENVDSTKPLKNGKHGSERSESRIGRPPSKKLSDRKTCVRTQIMNGGSFELAGESEDDREELLSAANAARSASYHACLSTFWKKMESIFSFVTLEDISFVKHQIHFAKEVDGSLSNRVEVGHDVMDEVLYDVASSPHISFAREQSSVVGSTNKSFETRYSAAGTQHVNASLGRLETKRWYDKMVPLTQRLLSAFITEDDIKNVENDSQGESVLQLSSDYVHYGTNSHVNDHAKDLLNMDCELELNYKNQKNCMGDNMPCDGFMVSNNFRHSNIQHFMSGDEPLVENSAVTNAYNGSLSDYQKNNLNQLQIMDNTFPYERQFEDMPLDDRILMELHSIGIFPDAVPDLAESEDGEIDKVIAELKMRLYEQVRKKKTQLGKLEKTVEGIKEVEERKLEQLAMNKLVEMAHKRLTGGRGSSSHKNGITKVSKQLALAFAKRTIARCHRFEETGRSCFSEPALRDVILSAPLHNIDAKHSDVSGAINHVESRSGHLGSRVSGVPSVMERHGLGNKIDRGPLDAYQGFPQMGDQLVSKPDRKKKEVLLDDVVTDAATRAISTPSYSLPSSTKWKKTERDRDQHKDALGRSSTAKAGRPSSSGRGERKTRTKPKQKIAQLSTSGNGIGRVTEAANFLSPASQESFDTVNNSVMKIDQEVELQSSSNITHDSSKEVDDTIFTNLPLHAIDSIDELDVAEGLGGQGQDIGSWLNVDEDALQDHDLVGLEIPMDDLSELKLNF